A genomic region of Roseateles amylovorans contains the following coding sequences:
- the istA gene encoding IS21 family transposase, producing MTDVVTDPSRVMYDGGRQTMLAPQEVQRMLALQAQGWGAKRISKELGCSRNTVREYLRSGGWKPMDVSGRSSLLEPHLAWLEQRLRQHKGNADVVRQELQREFGITVSLRTVQRAVAPMRVALRAQALAHVRFETAPGLQLQVDFGSTHVQVGEELTRVFLFVATLGYSRRTYVLLSLHERQSAWLLGLEGAFRHFGGVPHEVLIDNAKALVEEHNRQTREVKLNDRFRAFCSYWGVTPRACAPYRAQTKGKDERGVGYVKRNAIAGHTFASLDTLQAHLDRWMRDVADVRMHGTTGEPPIERFERDERRSLRPLPSKAPFLQMRELVRRVHTDACIELDTSRYSVPWKLIGEQVSVVVSDCEVQVLYAGQEVARHAQSSLRRSSVIERSHLAGIVGSQFIGATRLAPPSAAAPAELQRDLVEYEALVGGAW from the coding sequence ATGACGGACGTTGTGACCGATCCTTCCCGCGTCATGTACGACGGTGGGAGGCAGACGATGTTGGCTCCGCAGGAGGTGCAGAGGATGCTGGCGCTGCAAGCGCAGGGCTGGGGAGCCAAGCGCATCAGTAAGGAACTGGGCTGCAGCCGCAACACCGTGCGGGAGTACCTGCGCAGTGGCGGCTGGAAGCCTATGGACGTGTCGGGGCGCTCCAGCTTGCTCGAGCCGCATTTGGCGTGGCTGGAGCAGCGTCTTCGCCAGCACAAGGGAAATGCCGACGTGGTGCGCCAGGAGCTGCAGCGCGAGTTTGGCATCACTGTAAGCCTGCGCACCGTGCAGCGCGCCGTAGCGCCGATGCGAGTGGCGCTGCGTGCTCAGGCGCTCGCCCACGTGCGCTTCGAGACGGCGCCTGGCCTGCAACTGCAGGTGGACTTTGGCAGCACCCACGTGCAGGTCGGCGAGGAACTCACGCGCGTCTTCCTGTTCGTCGCAACGCTGGGCTACAGCCGTCGCACCTACGTGCTACTGAGCCTGCATGAGCGCCAGTCGGCCTGGCTGCTCGGCCTGGAGGGCGCGTTCCGGCATTTCGGCGGCGTGCCGCACGAGGTGCTCATCGACAACGCCAAGGCGCTCGTGGAGGAGCACAACCGCCAGACGCGCGAGGTCAAGCTCAACGACCGCTTCCGCGCCTTCTGCAGCTACTGGGGCGTGACGCCTCGGGCCTGTGCGCCGTATCGGGCCCAGACCAAGGGCAAGGACGAGCGCGGGGTCGGCTACGTCAAGCGCAACGCCATCGCAGGGCACACGTTCGCCAGCCTGGACACGCTGCAAGCCCACCTGGACCGCTGGATGCGCGACGTGGCTGATGTGCGCATGCACGGCACGACCGGCGAGCCACCCATCGAGCGGTTCGAGCGCGATGAGCGTCGGTCCCTGCGTCCGCTGCCGTCAAAGGCGCCGTTCCTGCAAATGCGCGAACTCGTGCGGCGCGTGCACACCGACGCCTGCATCGAGCTGGACACCTCCCGCTATTCCGTGCCCTGGAAGCTCATCGGTGAGCAAGTCAGCGTCGTGGTGTCCGACTGCGAGGTGCAGGTGCTGTACGCCGGCCAGGAAGTGGCGCGGCATGCGCAGAGCTCCTTGCGTCGCAGCAGCGTCATCGAGCGCAGTCACCTGGCCGGCATCGTCGGCAGCCAGTTCATCGGCGCGACCCGGTTGGCGCCGCCGTCCGCTGCGGCGCCTGCCGAGTTGCAACGCGACCTCGTCGAGTACGAGGCGCTGGTCGGGGGAGCCTGGTAA
- a CDS encoding ATP-binding protein yields MRAHDEGRLEEKLTHFAKPKLLVIDELGYLPFEANAAHLFFQLVSRRYERGATLMTSNRSVAEWGGVFGDAVVATAILDRLLHHSHVVTIRGDSYRLKAKRKSGLVRDNTAPAAVI; encoded by the coding sequence GTGCGCGCGCACGACGAAGGCCGCCTGGAGGAGAAGCTGACGCACTTCGCCAAGCCAAAGCTACTGGTCATCGACGAACTCGGCTACCTGCCGTTCGAGGCCAACGCGGCGCACCTGTTCTTCCAACTCGTGAGCCGTCGCTATGAGCGCGGTGCCACGCTGATGACGAGCAACCGATCCGTGGCGGAGTGGGGTGGCGTGTTCGGCGACGCGGTGGTCGCCACCGCCATCCTGGACCGCCTGCTGCACCACAGCCACGTCGTCACGATCCGCGGCGACAGCTACCGGCTCAAGGCCAAACGCAAGTCCGGCCTCGTGAGAGACAACACCGCTCCCGCCGCAGTGATCTGA